The following proteins are co-located in the Imtechella halotolerans genome:
- a CDS encoding NADH:ubiquinone reductase (Na(+)-transporting) subunit B, translating into MSFLRNKIDQLKKPFEKGEKWEKMAPAFNALDTFLFVPNHTTKKGAHIRDAVDLKRTMIVVVLALLPALFYGIYNTGYQHFSQLGEAFTFMDAFGHGALKILPMIAVSYIVGLAIEFAFAIYRGHEVNEGYLVSGMLIPMIMPVDIPLWMLAVSVAFAVVIGKEAFGGTGMNILNPALLARAFAFFAYPTYMSGNKVWVSEATNVDAISGETILGTLAAGHQPTYDMWSMFAGSIPGSIGETSTLWILVGAAILILTGVGSWRIMAGGFIGAAIMGLLFNAWGANALMSFEWTSHLLVGGLAFGVVFMATDPVSAAQTTRGKWIYGILIGVFSIMIRVFNPAYPEGVMLAILLMNVFAPTIDHYVIEASVKRRKKRLAATKIKSA; encoded by the coding sequence ATGAGTTTTTTAAGAAATAAAATAGATCAACTAAAGAAGCCTTTTGAGAAAGGTGAAAAGTGGGAGAAAATGGCTCCTGCATTCAATGCGTTGGATACTTTTTTGTTTGTACCTAATCATACAACCAAAAAAGGAGCCCACATACGAGACGCAGTAGATTTGAAACGTACCATGATTGTGGTGGTGTTGGCTTTGTTGCCTGCATTATTTTATGGGATTTACAATACAGGATATCAACATTTCTCTCAATTAGGAGAAGCGTTTACCTTTATGGATGCTTTTGGGCACGGTGCCTTGAAGATACTTCCTATGATAGCTGTTTCGTACATCGTAGGTCTTGCTATTGAATTTGCCTTTGCAATTTACCGCGGTCACGAAGTGAATGAAGGATACTTGGTTTCAGGTATGCTTATCCCGATGATTATGCCAGTAGATATACCATTATGGATGTTGGCAGTTTCTGTAGCGTTTGCAGTGGTAATTGGAAAAGAAGCATTTGGGGGTACTGGTATGAATATCCTTAACCCGGCTTTATTAGCAAGAGCTTTTGCCTTCTTTGCATATCCTACTTATATGTCAGGAAACAAAGTATGGGTTTCTGAGGCAACTAATGTAGATGCCATTTCAGGAGAAACCATTTTAGGAACTTTGGCAGCTGGACATCAACCGACATATGACATGTGGAGTATGTTTGCAGGTTCTATTCCTGGGTCTATCGGAGAGACATCAACCTTATGGATTTTAGTCGGTGCAGCGATCTTAATCCTTACTGGAGTGGGTAGCTGGCGTATTATGGCAGGAGGGTTTATTGGTGCTGCAATAATGGGACTCTTGTTTAATGCTTGGGGAGCTAATGCTTTGATGAGTTTTGAATGGACCTCACATTTATTGGTAGGTGGTTTAGCGTTCGGTGTTGTATTTATGGCTACCGATCCGGTATCGGCTGCTCAGACTACTAGGGGAAAATGGATTTATGGAATTCTAATAGGGGTGTTCAGTATAATGATTAGGGTATTCAACCCAGCATACCCTGAAGGAGTAATGCTTGCAATCCTTTTGATGAACGTATTTGCTCCTACCATTGATCACTATGTGATAGAGGCAAGTGTGAAAAGAAGAAAGAAGCGTCTGGCCGCAACTAAAATTAAATCAGCTTAA
- the nqrC gene encoding NADH:ubiquinone reductase (Na(+)-transporting) subunit C: MNRDSNAYTFIFATVMVVVVATALAFTATSLKPRQDDNARKEKMQNILATIGVDVDRDGAEAKFNQYITEQYSLTAEGEIDETTKAFDVDLNKELKKPVSAQRFPIFVANVDGTKYYVVPLRGAGLWNAIWGYISLEEDLNTVKGISLDHAGETPGLGAEITQGWFKERFEGEKIQDQSGEIVGVNVQKGYAGGNDKNDNAVDAISGATITGDGVTAMISERLQHYKPYFVKHSVQ; encoded by the coding sequence ATGAATAGAGATAGTAATGCATATACATTTATCTTTGCTACTGTTATGGTAGTGGTTGTTGCTACGGCCTTGGCTTTTACAGCAACTTCTTTAAAGCCACGTCAAGATGACAACGCTCGTAAAGAAAAGATGCAAAATATTTTAGCTACTATTGGGGTTGATGTAGACCGCGATGGTGCTGAAGCTAAGTTTAATCAATATATTACCGAACAATACTCACTTACTGCTGAAGGTGAAATTGATGAGACTACTAAAGCTTTTGATGTAGATTTAAATAAGGAATTGAAAAAACCTGTATCAGCACAGCGTTTTCCGATTTTTGTGGCCAATGTTGATGGTACTAAGTATTATGTGGTGCCACTTAGAGGAGCAGGACTATGGAATGCTATCTGGGGATATATTTCTTTAGAAGAAGATTTGAATACTGTTAAGGGGATTTCTTTAGACCATGCTGGTGAAACTCCAGGACTTGGTGCTGAAATTACTCAAGGATGGTTCAAAGAGCGTTTTGAAGGAGAGAAGATCCAAGATCAAAGCGGTGAAATTGTAGGTGTTAATGTGCAAAAGGGATATGCTGGAGGAAATGATAAAAATGACAACGCTGTGGATGCTATTTCTGGTGCAACTATCACAGGTGATGGTGTTACAGCAATGATTTCAGAGCGTCTTCAACATTACAAGCCTTATTTCGTTAAACACTCTGTTCAATAA
- a CDS encoding NADH:ubiquinone reductase (Na(+)-transporting) subunit D, protein MAKNKIEEKKNPVVLFVSKEKEPLFSKKNRALLSDPFNDNNPITVQVLGICSALAITVQLKPSIVMAIAVMAVMAFSNVIISLIRNLIPNRIRIIVQLVIVASLVILVDQILRAFAYDVSKQLSVFVGLIITNCIVMGRLEAFALGNGVWKSFLDGIGNAAGYGIILIIVAFFRELLGSGKLMGYEVLGHKGATLAESTGLYALGYENNGLMLLSPAALLTVGVIIWVQRMRNRKLIEKN, encoded by the coding sequence ATGGCAAAAAATAAAATAGAAGAGAAGAAGAACCCAGTAGTTCTTTTTGTTTCAAAAGAAAAAGAGCCTTTGTTTTCCAAGAAGAACAGAGCGCTATTGTCTGACCCTTTCAATGATAACAACCCTATTACTGTTCAGGTATTGGGTATTTGTTCAGCATTAGCTATTACAGTTCAGTTAAAGCCTTCGATAGTAATGGCAATAGCAGTTATGGCAGTAATGGCTTTTAGTAACGTTATCATTTCATTGATTCGTAATCTAATTCCTAACCGAATCCGTATTATCGTTCAATTGGTTATCGTTGCATCACTGGTAATCTTAGTTGATCAAATTTTAAGAGCTTTTGCTTACGATGTCAGCAAACAGCTTTCCGTATTTGTGGGACTTATTATTACAAACTGTATTGTAATGGGACGTTTGGAGGCATTTGCATTAGGTAATGGAGTTTGGAAGTCGTTCCTTGATGGTATTGGAAATGCTGCTGGTTATGGTATTATCCTTATTATAGTTGCTTTTTTCAGAGAATTACTAGGTTCTGGAAAGTTAATGGGCTATGAGGTGCTAGGTCATAAAGGTGCAACACTTGCAGAGTCTACTGGATTGTACGCTCTAGGTTATGAGAACAATGGGTTGATGTTATTGTCTCCCGCAGCTCTATTGACTGTAGGTGTTATAATTTGGGTTCAACGTATGAGAAACCGTAAACTCATTGAGAAAAACTAA
- the nqrE gene encoding NADH:ubiquinone reductase (Na(+)-transporting) subunit E, translated as MDYINLFVKSIFIENMVFAYFLGMCSYLAVSKTVKTAVGLGAAVIFVLAFTVPVNYLLDNYLLKPGALTWLGEDYANIDLSFLSFIMFIAVIASMVQLVEMIVEKFAPALYGALGIFLPLIAVNCAILGGSLFMQQKDFGGVSEAAVYGFGSGIGWFLAILAIAAIREKIAYSNVPAPLRGLGITFIITGLMAIGFMSFMGIKL; from the coding sequence ATGGATTATATTAATCTTTTCGTAAAAAGTATCTTTATAGAAAATATGGTTTTTGCCTATTTTCTAGGGATGTGTTCATACTTGGCAGTGTCCAAAACAGTAAAAACTGCCGTTGGTTTAGGAGCGGCCGTTATATTTGTTTTGGCCTTTACAGTGCCTGTTAACTATTTGTTGGATAATTACCTTCTTAAGCCAGGTGCGCTTACATGGCTTGGAGAAGACTATGCCAACATCGATCTAAGCTTCTTGAGCTTTATCATGTTCATTGCCGTTATTGCTTCAATGGTACAATTGGTAGAGATGATTGTAGAGAAGTTTGCCCCGGCACTTTACGGTGCTTTGGGTATTTTTCTTCCGTTAATTGCAGTAAACTGTGCGATTTTAGGAGGATCACTCTTTATGCAACAAAAGGACTTTGGAGGTGTTTCTGAAGCAGCTGTTTATGGATTTGGTTCTGGTATCGGATGGTTTTTAGCAATTTTAGCTATTGCTGCCATTCGTGAAAAAATTGCTTACTCCAATGTGCCAGCTCCTTTGAGAGGTCTTGGAATTACTTTTATCATCACAGGACTTATGGCTATAGGCTTCATGAGTTTTATGGGAATTAAATTATAA
- the nqrF gene encoding NADH:ubiquinone reductase (Na(+)-transporting) subunit F, whose protein sequence is MDYSVILASLIVFLVLIIVLVAILLGAKAKLVPSGPVTLKINGEKNVEVSSGGTLLGTLGNNKIFLPSACGGGGTCIQCKCRVLDGGGEALPTETPHFTRKELAEGWRLGCQVKVKQDMVIEVPEEIFGIKKWEAEVVRNYNVASFIKEFVVRLPEDMHYEPGGYIQIEIPPCEVKYSDIDITAHPEEHETPDKFKIEWDKFNLWPLVMKNGETVERAYSMASYPAEGREIMLNVRVATPPWDRAKNGWADVNPGIASSYIFSKKQGDKVVVSGPYGEFFINESEAEMLYVGGGAGMAPMRSHLYHLFRTLKTGRKVTYWYGGRSKRELFYVEHFRALERDFPNFRFYIALSEPLPEDNWKVKDGLDGEGDGFVGFIHQVVIDNYLSKHDAPEDIEFYFCGPPLMNKAVEKMADDFGVPKENVRFDDFGG, encoded by the coding sequence ATGGATTATTCAGTAATCTTAGCCAGTTTAATAGTTTTCTTAGTACTTATTATAGTATTGGTGGCTATTCTATTGGGAGCAAAGGCAAAGCTGGTACCTTCAGGGCCAGTTACGCTAAAAATTAATGGAGAAAAAAATGTAGAAGTTTCCTCAGGAGGAACCCTATTGGGTACTCTTGGAAATAATAAAATTTTCCTTCCATCGGCTTGTGGTGGAGGTGGAACTTGTATCCAATGTAAATGTCGTGTTTTGGATGGCGGTGGAGAAGCGCTTCCAACTGAAACACCTCACTTTACTCGTAAAGAACTTGCCGAAGGCTGGCGTTTAGGTTGTCAGGTAAAGGTAAAGCAGGATATGGTAATTGAAGTTCCTGAGGAAATTTTTGGTATCAAAAAATGGGAGGCTGAAGTTGTAAGAAACTATAACGTGGCTTCATTTATCAAGGAGTTTGTGGTGCGTCTTCCTGAAGATATGCATTATGAGCCAGGTGGCTATATTCAGATTGAAATCCCGCCATGTGAAGTGAAGTATAGTGATATCGACATCACTGCTCACCCAGAGGAACATGAGACACCTGATAAATTCAAAATTGAGTGGGATAAGTTTAACCTATGGCCACTTGTAATGAAAAATGGTGAAACGGTAGAGCGTGCTTATTCAATGGCTTCATATCCAGCAGAAGGACGTGAAATTATGTTGAATGTTCGTGTGGCTACTCCACCATGGGATCGTGCTAAAAATGGATGGGCTGATGTAAATCCTGGAATTGCATCTTCTTATATCTTTTCTAAGAAACAAGGTGATAAAGTAGTTGTTTCTGGTCCTTATGGAGAATTCTTCATCAACGAAAGTGAAGCGGAAATGCTTTATGTAGGAGGAGGAGCAGGTATGGCACCTATGCGTTCCCATTTGTACCACTTGTTCCGTACGTTGAAAACTGGACGTAAAGTAACATATTGGTATGGAGGACGATCTAAACGTGAATTGTTCTATGTAGAGCATTTTAGAGCTTTAGAGCGTGATTTTCCAAACTTTAGATTCTATATTGCCTTATCTGAACCATTACCGGAAGATAACTGGAAAGTTAAAGATGGTTTGGATGGAGAAGGAGACGGTTTCGTAGGTTTCATTCACCAAGTTGTTATAGATAATTATTTGTCTAAGCATGATGCTCCTGAAGATATCGAATTTTATTTCTGTGGACCACCTCTAATGAATAAAGCTGTTGAAAAAATGGCTGATGATTTTGGTGTTCCTAAAGAGAATGTTCGTTTCGACGACTTCGGAGGATAA